In Salvelinus sp. IW2-2015 linkage group LG23, ASM291031v2, whole genome shotgun sequence, a genomic segment contains:
- the LOC111950152 gene encoding protocadherin beta-15-like, translated as MEYRRGSMLRRGRWTTFVFLLLTVHQCVGDIRYSIAEEIKRGSVVGRFSQDLGIDVKTLSTRRPRIEFEGSARYCDINQKTGDLIVNERMDREELCGQRPSCALHFDFFLENPLELHRVTLDIQDVNDNFPTFPNEVIKLEIRESANKGERFSIDEALDTDTGVNSVQGYSLSANEHFTLSVHTSADTGKYAEIVLEHELDREKQDELSLILTAYDGGKPQKSGTVVIQVRVLDANDNVPVFTQSIYKVSVPENAPLGTAVVTVSASDADEGANGEVTYEFSHISIKTKNTFSIDPKSGEIKIKSMIDFEDTSSFELRVKAKDGAGQAASCKVIVDVADINDNAPVILIKSLKSPLPENSPAGTEVALIYVQDRDSESNSKVRCSIEQNTYFKLSPSIKKHLSLITAVELDRETQSEYNITLIATDEGYPPLSSFQTITLIVSDVNDNPPVFEKEQSYSSLCD; from the coding sequence ATGGAATATAGAAGAGGTTCCATGTTGAGGCGAGGGCGATGGACCACCTTTGTCTTCCTATTATTGACCGTCCATCAGTGTGTCGGGGATATTCGCTATTCCATTGCAGAAGAAATTAAACGAGGTTCTGTGGTTGGGAGATTTTCTCAGGATTTGGGCATCGATGTAAAAACACTGTCGACCAGAAGACCAAGGATCGAATTCGAAGGTAGTGCACGATACTGCGACATTAACCAGAAGACTGGAGATTTGATYGTGAACGAGCGGATGGACAGAGAGGAGCTGTGCGGACAAAGGCCGTCGTGTGCTTTGCATTTTGACTTCTTTTTGGAAAACCCTCTAGAGTTGCACCGTGTCACACTTGACATCCAAGATGTTAACGACAACTTCCCAACATTTCCCAATGAAGTAATCAAATTAGAGATCAGAGAATCGGCCAATAAAGGAGAGCGATTTTCCATTGACGAGGCCCTCGACACAGATACGGGAGTCAATTCAGTTCAGGGTTATAGTCTATCGGCAAATGAACATTTCACCTTGTCTGTTCACACAAGTGCTGATACGGGTAAATATGCAGAGATCGTACTAGAGCATGAACTAGACCGCGAAAAACAGGACGAACTATCACTTATTCTGACAGCTTATGATGGCGGAAAGCCACAGAAATCTGGCACAGTAGTTATACAGGTCCGGGTACTAGATGCTAATGATAATGTCCCTGTATTTACGCAGTCTATTTATAAGGTGAGTGTGCCTGAAAACGCTCCATTGGGTACTGCCGTGGTCACTGTCAGTGCCAGCGATGCAGATGAAGGGGCGAATGGAGAGGTTACATATGAATTCAGTCATATTTCTATCAAAACAAAAAATACTTTCTCTATTGATCCAAAAAGTGGAGAGATTAAAATAAAATCAATGATAGATTTTGAAGATACATCGTCCTTTGAGCTGCGAGTTAAAGCTAAAGATGGAGCAGGTCAGGCTGCTTCATGTAAAGTTATTGTTGACGTCGCTGATATTAATGACAACGCCCCAGTCATACTTATTAAGTCATTAAAATCACCATTGCCAGAAAACTCACCAGCCGGTACAGAGGTTGCCTTAATTTATGTACAGGACAGAGATTCTGAGTCCAACAGCAAAGTAAGATGTTCTATTGAGCAGAACACATACTTCAAATTGTCCCCGTCAATCAAAAAACACCTTTCCCTAATAACTGCTGTGGAATTGGATCGTGAGACACAGTCCGAATACAACATCACTCTTATTGCAACCGATGAAGGATATCCTCCACTGTCATCTTTTCAAACGATTACGTTAATTGTTTCTGATGTGAATGACAACCCACCTGTGTTTGAGAAAGAACAATCCTACAGTTCCCTATGTGACTGA